CGCCGACGAGATCAACCGGACGCCGCCGAAGACGCAGTCCGCGCTGCTGGAGGCGATGCAGGAGAAGCAGGTCTCGGTGGAGGGTGTGACCTACAAGCTGGACGAACCGTTCCACGTGCTGGCCACTGCCAACCCGATCGAGTACGAGGGCACGTACCCGCTGCCCGAGGCCCAGCTCGACCGGTTCCTGCTGCGGGTCTCCTTCGGTTACCCGCAGCACGAAGAGGAGTGGGAGGTGCTGCGCCGTCGGATGAGCCGTCGCCGCGAGGAGGCGGACATCAAGGCGGTCGTCGACGCGGCAACGCTGCGGGCCATGCAGGCCGCCCTGGAGGACGTGGTGGTGGAGGACTCCATCGGCCACTACATCGTGTCCCTCACCGCGGCGACCCGGGAGCACCCGTCGGTGCTGGTCGGCGCTTCGCCTCGCGGATCGTTGGCGCTGCTGCTGCTGGCCCGGGTGCGCGCGGTGTTCGGCGGACGCGACTACGTGGTGCCGGAGGACGTCAAGGATGTCGCGGCACCTGCCCTGGCCCACCGGATCACCCTGCGCCCGGAGATGTGGTTGCGCCGGGTCGACCCGGCGTTCGTGGTCGGCGAGGTGCTGGAAGCGACTCCCGCCCCGGCCAGCGGCGCCCTGCCCAGCTACGCCGCCGGCGGGCCCCGGAACTGATGACCGGACCGACCGTGCCGAGATCCACCGAGCCGGAACCGGCTGCCGGCTGGGCACCCACCCCGGCGCTCGGCCGGGCGGTCCTGCTCGCCGGTCTGCTGCTGGTGGCGGGGGTGCTGCTGGGGCGGGTCGACCTGATCGTGCTGGCTGCCCCGTTCGCGCTGGGCACCGCGTACGCGCTGCGCCGACGCCCCACGGCGCTGCCGCAGGTGTGGATCACCCCGGGCGACGACGGGCCGCTGGTCGAGGGTGGCGACGTGACGGCGGCGGTGAGCGTCGGCAACCCGGACACTGTCGACTACGACCTGGTCGTGCTGCGTACCCGCGTGTCGCCGTGGCTGCGGATCTTCCGGGCCGGTTTCGCCCGGGACGGAGCCGCCGCCGACGCGCCACCCGCAGCGACGACGCCGACCGGCAGCCAGGGTCCGGCCAGCGGCGCGAGTCGTTCCGCCGCCGATCGGCCGTTCGTGACGTCGGTGCCCACCGGGTCGGCGGTGGACCTGGAACTGGTCGGCCGTGCGCTGCGGTGGGGCCGGCATCCGGTCGGCCCGGCCGGTGCCCGGGTCGCGACGGCGGGCGGGCTGCTGGTCTCCCGCGCGGTGATCATCGAGCCGGTCCGCGTGCGGGTGTACCCGCGTACCGAACCGTTCGAGGCGGTGGAGGCGATGCCCCGCGCCGCCGGCCTGGTCGGGGCGCACCACTCACGGCGGCCCGGTGAGGGTGGCGAGCTGGCGGGCGTACGCAGATTCGGTCCCGGGGACCGGCTGCGCCGTATCGACTGGCGGGTGTCGTTACGGGCCCGGCAGTTGCACGTGGCGGCCACCCTCTCCGACCGTGACGCGGAGGTGGTGGTGCTGCTCGACGTGCTGGCCGAGGCCGGCCGTTCCGGTGGGGTGGACGGCGCCGCCTCGGTGCTGGACACCACCGTCCGGGCCACCGCCGCGATCGCCGAGCACTACCTGCACCGTGGCGACAGGGTCTCCCTGCTGGAGTACGGCCCGTCAGCCCGTCGGCTGCGACCGGCGGCCGGGCGACGGCAGTACCTGACCGTCCTGGAGTGGCTGCTCGACGTACGCGTGACGTCGTCCTCCCATGAGCCGTACGACCAGGTGTTCGGCCCGCAACTGCTCTCCTCGGACGCGTTGGTGGTGGTGCTCACCCCGCTGCTGGACGAACGGTCGGCGCAGATGCTCGCCCGGCTGACTCGGGCCGGCCGGTTCGTGGTGGCTGTCGACACGTTGCCGACCGACCTGTCGTCACCGAAGGACCGGGGCTGGGCCGAGGTGGCGTACCGGCTGTGGCGTCTGGACCGGGAGATCATGATCGGGCAGCTCCGGGAGCACGGCGTCCCCGTGGTGCGCTGGGCCGGCGCCGGCAGCCTGGACCAGGTGCTGCGGGACGTGGCCCGGCTGGCGACGGCCCCAAGGGTGGGTGGCCGGTGAGCGCGAGGAGTGAGCTTGCGAGCCCCGCAGTCGCGAACGGACGGAGGGGCGCGGTGAGCGAGCTTGCGAGCCCCGCAGTCGCGAACGAGCGGAGGCGCAGATGATCGACGTTGTCGCCGGGCGGGTCCGGTCCTTTCAGAATGCGGTCAGCCGGATCAGCGCCGCTCCACTGCTGGTTCGGGCCGCGATCTTCGTCACCGTGCTTGCCGGGTTCGTCCTCGCCTTCCCCGCTGAGGTGTTGTCCGGTCGGCCGATCCTGTTCCTGACTGTTGCCGCCCTGTTGCCGGCTTTCGGCCCGCGCCGGGTCTGGGCGACGTTCACGGCGTTGGTCACGATCGGTGGCTGGTTGGTCGCCACCGACGGGTACGGCCGCCCGGTCGCCCTCTGGCGCCTTCTCGTCCTCGCGGCCCTGCTCTATCTGGCGCACACCCTCTGCGCGCTGGCCGCGCTGTTGCCCTACGACGCGGTGGTGGACCCAGAGATGATCACCCGTTGGTTGTTGCGGACGGCGGCCGTCCTGTTGGGCACCGCCGTGCTGGGGGTGCTGTTGTTGCAGGCCGGGGACACCGGTGGGGAGGCCGGATACCAGTGGGTCACGGTGCTTGGCCTGCTGCTGGCGGTGGGTACGGCAGCGTTGCTGGGCTGGCTCCTGCGACGGCGGTGACCGTTGCGACCTGAGGGTTACGCAGGTCACATGGGTTGTGCTCCGTCACAGATGGGGGCCGCGAGCGGGATTACCTGAGCCGGCCGGGGAAAGATAGACAACGTGAATCCGAAGCGGATCCTTGTGGTGGGTGCCGGGCACGTCGGTCTGTACGCGGCGCTGCGCCTGTCGAAGAAGCTCAGCTCCCGTGAGGCTGAGGTCATGGTGGTGGATCCCCAGCCGCACATGACCTACCAGCCGTTCCTGCCGGAGGCAGCGGCGGGCAACATCTCCCCGCGGCACTCCGTGGTGCCCCTGCGGCGGGAGTTGCGTCGCTGCAAGATGGTGGCCGGCACTGTCACGCGGATCGAGCACGGCCGCAAGGTGGCCACCGTGCAGCCGATCAGCGGCCCGGCCCGGGAGATCACCTACGACCACGTGATCGTGGCGCCGGGTTCGGTCTCCCGCACTCTGCCGATCCCCGGCCTGCACGAGCAGGGCATCGGATTCAAGACCATCGGCGAGGCGATCTACCTGCGCAACCACGTACTGGACCGGCTCGACGTGGCTGCGGCCACGCCGGATCCGGACGTCCGTCGTGCGGCGCTGACCTTCACCTTCGTGGGCGGTGGGTACGCCGGCATCGAGGCGCTCGCCGAGATGGAGGACATGGCTCGCGACGCCCTGCGTTACTACCCGGAGCTCAAGCAGGACGAGGTTCGCTGGGTGCTGGTCGAGGCCACCCAGCGGGTGCTGCCCGAGGTCGACCGGGACATGGGCGCCTACACCGTCCAGCAGTTGATGAAGCGGAACATGGACATCCGGCTGGACACCCGGCTCGAGTCCTGCGTCGACGGGGTGGTCAAGCTCTCCGACGGTGACAGCTTCCGGTCCGACACGATCGTGTGGACGGCCGGCGTGAAGCCGTCGCCGATGCTGGACTCGACCGACTTCCCGCGCGACGACCGTCGGCGGATCACCTGCCTGCCCACTCTCCAGGTGGTCGACGGCGACCAGGTGGTCGAGGGCGCGTGGAGCGCCGGCGACTGCGCCGCCGTGCCGGACCTCACCAAGGAGCCGGGCAACTTCTGCTCGCCGAGCGCCCAGCACGCGGTGCGCCAGGCCGCCCGGATGGCCGACAACATCACGGCCGTGATCCGGGGCCGCGAGCCGGTCAACTACAAGCACAAGCACGTCGGCAGCGTCGCGAGCCTCGGCCTGCACAAGGGCGTCGCCCAGGTGTACGGGATCAAGATGACCGGCTGGCCGGCGTGGGTCATGCACCGGACGTACCACATGAGCCGGATCCCGTCGTTCAACCGCAAGGTCCGGGTGGTCGTGGACTGGTCGTTGGCGTTCTTCCTCAAGCGTGAGGTGGTGGCCCTCGGGCAGCTGCACGACCCGCGCGAGGAGTTCGTCGAGGCGTCCCAGCCGGTCGGCGCGCCGCGCGTCTGATCTCAGGTCTGCGAAAGGGCCCCTCCCGGTCGGGAGGGGCCCTTTCTGACGTCCGGCCGCAGCACGTCCGGCCGCAGGTGGCGTCAGACGCGCCAGATCCACGCGTCGGCGATCCGGGTGGCGGGGCCGTACAGCTGCTCCAGGGTCGCGCGCAGACTCTCGGCGTGCGGGGCGTCGTCGGCCAACGCGATGCAGGAGGCACCCCAGAACTGGGCGTCCCGTGCGGCCTGGCGGCGCTGCTCGTCGCCGATGGCCGGTTGGTCACCGCGCCGCGCGACGTCCGCCAGCAGCGCGGAGGTGGGCTGCTTGAAGGTGCCCATCGCCGCGGTGCCGCCCCGCCCGTACGGGCCGATGAAGAACCCTTCCGGCAGACCGAAGGCGGCGTCGGCAGCGGTCGCCCAGCGCATCGGCCAGGGCTCCTTCGGCGTCGGAAGCGGCACCGGGACGAGCACCCCGCCGGGGCGTACGCACTGCCGCCAGTGGCCGCCGCTGACGAATTCCGGCACGGCGGGCCGTTCGGCGGTCGGCAGCGGGGTCGGGAAGATCGGCAGCAGTGCCGCGCCGACGGCCAGGGGCACGAGCCGTCGTGCCCGGCCGGTGCCGCGTAGAGCCCGGTCGACCGCCAGCACCACCAGCGTCGCGATGATCGGCAGCAACGCCAGCGCGAACCGCATCGGCAACGCGCCGTCCACCACCGGCAGCCCGCCGATCAGGGCGTACGGGCCGGGCAGCGCTGTCCTGGTGCCGCCGAGCACCACCTCCGGGCCGAGCGAGAGCGCACCCATCACGAGGCCCGCCACCACGCAGGCGAGGACCAGTCGGCGTCGCCCGGCCCAGATCGCGCAGACCGCAGCGACCAGCAGCAGGGGCCAGCCGAGGAAGGTGTTGTACTCGGCCGGGCCGGTGGTCAGCCGGGCGGACTGGTCGCTGCCGGCAACCGACAGGGGGGAGATCGTCCACCAGCTGCTCAGGTCGGCGGAGAAGTAGGCCGGCGTGAACATCCCGTCGGCGACCCCCTGCGGGCCGGCGAACTGGAACCACAGCGGGTAGCCGAGCACCAGTAGGGCGAGCCCGGCGGCGATCGCCAGCCCGCCGGCGAAGCCGGGCAGCGCCCGCCGGGCCAGGTCCCGGTCCGCCACGGCGTAGCTGATCGCCATCACCAGCAGCGTGACGGCGGCGAGGAAGAGCACCTCCTCGCCGATGAAGACCTGCGCGGTGACCGCGGCGGCCAGTCCCGCCGCCGAGGTGAGCATCCGCCGGCGATCCGGCCCGGGCGACCGGTCGCGACCGGTTCGGTCGAGAGTCGTGGGCCCCGGGTCGGATGCCCGCAGCAGTCGGGCCACCAGCCAGACGATCACCGGCACCAGCCACTGGGCGGTCATGTGCAGGTGGCTGTTGGTCTGCGAGATCATGCCTGGGCCGAACCCGCAGAGCCCTCCGCCGAGCGCGGCCGCGAGCCGGCGGGCGCGCAGCGTCCGGTGGAACAGCAGGTACCAGGCGAAGGCCGTACCAGCGAGGTTGGCGGCGGCGAGCAGCGCGAAGGTGACCGGCGCGCCCAGCAGCAGGGTGACCGGCGCGAAGACGATGCCCAGCGCGATCACCGTGGTGTTGGCCATCAGGTTGACGCCGTCGGGCGCGTTGAGACGGTCGGTGAGCAGGCCGAAGTCGCCGAGCAGCGCGCGGGCGTCGACGGCCAGGAACCACTCGTAGAGGGCCTGGTCCTCCGGATTGAGGGCCAGCGTGCGGCCAGCCGGGTCTGGCCACAACCCGTGGGTGACCCAGCCGGCCAGCACCGCGCAGACCAGAGCGGCCAGCAGATCCAGCCGGTGCCGACGGACGGCGGCCAGGAGCCGAACGGCCCGGGGCCGGCGGTTGACCTGATCGGCGAGGCGGAAGGCCTGCTCAGGGGCGGCGTCGGGGGCCGTGGGGGCTGCGCTGCTCACGGCATCGACCCTAATGTGACCGGCCCCACGGGGTACGTCGGGTCGCCGCAGACCCGCTACGGTGACATTGCATCGTGCGTGTCGGCGCGCCGGTGCCACCCGCCCGGGTGGTGGAAAGGCAGACACGGCCGCCTTAAAAGCGGCTGCCGAAAGGCGTGCGGGTTCGACCCCCGCCCCGGGCACCGGTCGGCTCCCACGCATTCTCATTCGTGATCACCAGGACTTGGCTGCGCCGTTTACTCTTGGAGGGCACGTTCACGTGCAAACGACCCCCTGAGGGAGGCCAGACAGTGAAGACCTCGAACCCGGTGCTCGCCCGGCTCGGCCAAGCGGCCGAGCGGGAGCGCTCCGCCGGGTACGCCCCGGCCGGGCCGTACGGACAGCCCGGCATTCCCCAGCAGTACCCGTCCCAGGCCGGTTACCCGGCTGCGCCGCCCACCGTGGCGCCCATGACCGTCGACGACGTGGTCGTCAAGACGGTCGCTCTGCTCGGCATCCTCGGCATCACCGCCGCGGCCGCCTGGGTGCTCGTGCCCGACTCGCTGGTCAGCATCGCCTGGATCGGCGCGGCGGTGGTCGGCCTGGTCCTGGGCCTGATCATCTCGTTCTCCCGGATGGCCAACCCGGCACTCGTCATCGCGTACGCCCTCGTCGAGGGCGTTTTCGTCGGCATGGTGAGCAAGGCGTTCGAGACGCGCTACGACGGCATCGTGCTCCAGGCCGCCGTGGCCAGCTTCGGCATCTTCTTCCTGATGGCGATGCTCTACAAGGCGAAGGTCATCCGGGCCACCCCGGCCTTCGTCAAGGGCATGATCGCGGTGATGGTCGGCCTCTTCGCCGTCATGCTGATCAACTTCGTGCTGGCCATGTTCGGCGTCAACACGGGCCTGCGTGACGGCAGCCCGCTGGCGATCGGTTTCAGCGTGGTCTGCATCGTGGTCGCCTCGTTGAGCTTCGTGCTCAGCTTCAAGGAGATCGAGGACGGCGTCCGGATGGGCCTGCCGCAGCGCTACTCCTGGGTGGCCGCGTTCGGCATCCTGGTCAGCCTGGTCTGGCTCTACATCGAGATCCTGCGCCTGCTGAGCTACTTCCAGGGCGACGACTGACCTCGTCCGCTCTGCCGACCGGCGCCCGCTCCCGCTCTTGCGGGGGCGGGCGCCGTCGTTCGCACCGGGCCCGCCGTTTCGCCGCCAGCGCGGGGCCGCCCGGGGCAGAGTGACTGCAAGGGCGTGTGTCAAAGCCTCGGTCGAGCCGAGGCGGAGTCCAGGCGGCGGTCCGGCAAGGCGGGAATTGGCCCGGATACCGGTGTTGTATCCGGGCCAATTCCCAACGCGGCCGGTCGTCGTTTGGGCCCGTCGCAGGCCGGCCAGGGGCTTTGACACACGCCCTGGGGTACGCGGGCGAAGGAGGCGGCGGTGCGCAGCAACAACCCGGTGCTCAACCGGCTGGACGAGACCGGCCGGGTGGAGACCCGGGTGCTCGGCTCCCGCGACGTCGAGCCGATGACTGTCGACGACGTGGTGATCCGTACCGTCGGGCTGCTGGTCGTCACCGGCGCGACCGCGGCGGTGTCCTGGGTGGTGATCCCCGACGTGGCCTGGCTGGGTGCCGCACTGGCCGGCAGCGCCCTCGCCTCGATCGCGCTGGTCCTGGTCATCTCGCTGCGGGGGATCACCAACCCGGTGCCGATCGTCGGCTACGCCCTGCTCCAGGGCCTGCTGCTGGGGGTGGCGAGCCGCGCGTTCGAGCAGGTCTATCCGGGCATCGTGGTGCAGGCGGTGGCCGGCACCTTCGGCGTCTTCCTCGGCATGGCGGCGCTCTACCGGGCCCGGGTGATCCGGGCGACGCCCCGGCTGGCCCGCCTGGTGATCGGCACGTTGCTCGGCATCGCCGTGCTCAGCGTCGTCAACCTGGTGTCGTACCTGATCTCCGGGCGACCGGGGCTGGAGGTCTACAGCGTCAGCGGGGAGGTCGGCTGGCTGCCGTACGCCTTCTCGGTGGTGGCCATCATCGCCGGGGCGTTCAGCTTCATCCTCGACTTCGACCTCGTCGAGCGTTCGGTGCGCGACGGTCGACCCCGCCGGTACGCGTGGCTGAGCGCGTTCGGCCTGCTCACCGGGTTGGTGTTCCTCTACTGGCAACTGCTTCGGCTGCTCAGTTACCTGCGCCGTTGACCGGGCCGACCAGGCGCGGTCGGTGCCGGCCGTAGACTCGGCGGCGATGAGCGCAGCGGAGTTGGACAAGGCCATGCAGTTGCTGGTCCGTCAGATCGTGCACTGGCAGCAGCCGCGCTGGTCGGCCATCGCGACCGCCGGCAACGTGTCCCGCGCCGACCTGGTGCATCGTCTGGTGCAGGAGATCGCCAACCTGGCCGCCGACGCCGAGGGAGAGCCGCGTCGGGTCGTGCCCCGGCTCGACAACGACCTTGCCCTGCCCGATCAGCTACGGGTGGTGACAGCGGACCTGGTGGCCGCCGACCCGGGGGCCGAGGCGTTGGCCCGGGCCGCCGCCGAGGTGGCGGCGACCCGCAGCGCGCTCTGAGGTCAGTTCAACCGTTCGAGCACCATGGCCATGCCCTGGCCGCCGCCGACGCACATGGTCTCCAGACCGATGGTCTTGTCGTGCCACTCGAGGGCGTTGAGCAGG
This portion of the Micromonospora zamorensis genome encodes:
- a CDS encoding AAA family ATPase, which gives rise to MNDVDRTIAPAEVGHLARAVLDAVGTVVVGKRDALELVLAGILAGGHVLLEDLPGLGKTLTARSFAQALGLDFRRLQFTPDLLPADVTGSFLYDQRNGDFTFRAGPVFTNLLLADEINRTPPKTQSALLEAMQEKQVSVEGVTYKLDEPFHVLATANPIEYEGTYPLPEAQLDRFLLRVSFGYPQHEEEWEVLRRRMSRRREEADIKAVVDAATLRAMQAALEDVVVEDSIGHYIVSLTAATREHPSVLVGASPRGSLALLLLARVRAVFGGRDYVVPEDVKDVAAPALAHRITLRPEMWLRRVDPAFVVGEVLEATPAPASGALPSYAAGGPRN
- a CDS encoding DUF58 domain-containing protein — translated: MTGPTVPRSTEPEPAAGWAPTPALGRAVLLAGLLLVAGVLLGRVDLIVLAAPFALGTAYALRRRPTALPQVWITPGDDGPLVEGGDVTAAVSVGNPDTVDYDLVVLRTRVSPWLRIFRAGFARDGAAADAPPAATTPTGSQGPASGASRSAADRPFVTSVPTGSAVDLELVGRALRWGRHPVGPAGARVATAGGLLVSRAVIIEPVRVRVYPRTEPFEAVEAMPRAAGLVGAHHSRRPGEGGELAGVRRFGPGDRLRRIDWRVSLRARQLHVAATLSDRDAEVVVLLDVLAEAGRSGGVDGAASVLDTTVRATAAIAEHYLHRGDRVSLLEYGPSARRLRPAAGRRQYLTVLEWLLDVRVTSSSHEPYDQVFGPQLLSSDALVVVLTPLLDERSAQMLARLTRAGRFVVAVDTLPTDLSSPKDRGWAEVAYRLWRLDREIMIGQLREHGVPVVRWAGAGSLDQVLRDVARLATAPRVGGR
- a CDS encoding NAD(P)/FAD-dependent oxidoreductase, whose protein sequence is MNPKRILVVGAGHVGLYAALRLSKKLSSREAEVMVVDPQPHMTYQPFLPEAAAGNISPRHSVVPLRRELRRCKMVAGTVTRIEHGRKVATVQPISGPAREITYDHVIVAPGSVSRTLPIPGLHEQGIGFKTIGEAIYLRNHVLDRLDVAAATPDPDVRRAALTFTFVGGGYAGIEALAEMEDMARDALRYYPELKQDEVRWVLVEATQRVLPEVDRDMGAYTVQQLMKRNMDIRLDTRLESCVDGVVKLSDGDSFRSDTIVWTAGVKPSPMLDSTDFPRDDRRRITCLPTLQVVDGDQVVEGAWSAGDCAAVPDLTKEPGNFCSPSAQHAVRQAARMADNITAVIRGREPVNYKHKHVGSVASLGLHKGVAQVYGIKMTGWPAWVMHRTYHMSRIPSFNRKVRVVVDWSLAFFLKREVVALGQLHDPREEFVEASQPVGAPRV
- a CDS encoding Bax inhibitor-1/YccA family membrane protein, which translates into the protein MKTSNPVLARLGQAAERERSAGYAPAGPYGQPGIPQQYPSQAGYPAAPPTVAPMTVDDVVVKTVALLGILGITAAAAWVLVPDSLVSIAWIGAAVVGLVLGLIISFSRMANPALVIAYALVEGVFVGMVSKAFETRYDGIVLQAAVASFGIFFLMAMLYKAKVIRATPAFVKGMIAVMVGLFAVMLINFVLAMFGVNTGLRDGSPLAIGFSVVCIVVASLSFVLSFKEIEDGVRMGLPQRYSWVAAFGILVSLVWLYIEILRLLSYFQGDD
- a CDS encoding Bax inhibitor-1/YccA family membrane protein — translated: MRSNNPVLNRLDETGRVETRVLGSRDVEPMTVDDVVIRTVGLLVVTGATAAVSWVVIPDVAWLGAALAGSALASIALVLVISLRGITNPVPIVGYALLQGLLLGVASRAFEQVYPGIVVQAVAGTFGVFLGMAALYRARVIRATPRLARLVIGTLLGIAVLSVVNLVSYLISGRPGLEVYSVSGEVGWLPYAFSVVAIIAGAFSFILDFDLVERSVRDGRPRRYAWLSAFGLLTGLVFLYWQLLRLLSYLRR